GCCACTCTGAGCAACGCGAAGAATCTCTCTGTGAAGCTGTTGATATATTCCTCAGAGATCGTTCCAGAAAGCGAAACCGTGCTTCGACAAGCTCAGCACGAACGGGCAATCTTCCTCAGCGTTTGGTTTTTCTCCGTTAATCCTGAGCTTGTCGAAGGGTTTTTCAACAACTTCTGAGAGACCTTTCGCAGCGCTTAGGGTGACAGCGCGAGCGTACCAACTTTTCGTGGTCCGATGTAGGGGCTGCGAATAACTGTCGACTGTCAACTCATTGCGCCTCTGACGGTTCTTCAGTGTCGTCGAGTGTTTCTTCTGTTGCTGCGGTGGAACCGGACTTTCCTGCGGTTGCCTCTGCTGAACCGGTATCCTTCTCTCCACGCCACCAGCGCCACAGCGATGAAGGAGAAAGGCTCTTGAGGACTTCCTGACGTGGAGGCTCTTTTTCACTCGGTTGTTGCTCAGCCTGCATGCGCTCCCATGCCGTTGTCCCAATCTCCTCTTGCTTATCTCCTCCATCCTCTTCATTCTCGTCACTTTCGTCGCTCTCTTCAGTACTCCTTGGTTGCGGTTTATCCCAACTCCATGAGCCGACATTGTCGCGCGGGTCAGAGTAGGGTGGACGTTGGGCACGTGCGTCTGCAGATGGTCCGAACATAACGATAAGCGTCAGAAGAAAAAGAAACTGTCCGTACTTCATACTCGATTATGATACTCTTTTTTTGTTGCACGCCAACTTCTTTTGTGAATCCCACCTGCGTTGCAATACTGTTCGGCACAAAACTTGACTACCGACAGGCGGCAGCTGCCACTCCCCTCTCCCTGCCAGGGAACGGGCTATGGTGAGGGGGATGCGCGACGCAGTCCGCTACACCCACGCTTTCTCCCCCCATCCTGTCCTTCTCCCCTGCGGGGAGAAGGGACCCTTCTTCATACGTGCATAGCGAGTGCCGAACACTATTGCCTGCGTTGCTAGAGGGGGAGACATCCGACTTCTATTATCGACTCGTAACTCTAGCAAGAACAGCCAGGGAGAGTGTGGGACTAAGGCTAATGACATGTCCACGAGTTTCGTGGTAGGAAAACGACGGCTGTAGAAAAAGGAGGCGTGGTGACTCCACTTGCGATATTGGGATTAGGATTCGTCCTCGGGTTAAAGCATGCTTTTGATTCCGATCATATGATTGCCGTCTCAACGATTGTGACACGCGAACAATCGCCGTGGCGTTCCCTCTGGATAGGCTTGTTCTGGGGATTGGGGCACACGGTTACGCTGTTACTCGTTGGGCTCGTCGTTTTGGGGATGAAACAGCAGGTCCCTGCTCCTCTTGAGATGTCCCTTGAATGTTTGGTTGGCGTGATGCTTGTGGTTCTCGGACTGGCAACCCTGACCGACTGGTGGCAACGACGGCTTCATGCCCATAGCCACCATCATGACGGTACTGCGCACACCCACTTTCATGCCCACGCAGATGACGTGGGCCATAGCCATGTGCATCGGTTGCGTGTCGGTCTCAAACCGCTTGTGATCGGCATGATACACGGGCTTGCGGGCAGCGCAGCACTGATGCTGGTGGTTCTGGCCTCCATTCCTTCTCCTGGCCTGGGTCTAGCGTATATCGGGATTTTTGGCGTCGGGTCGATACTGGGGATGGGGCTTGTTAGCCTGCTGTTCGGCTTCTTTTTTTCCTACGCCGTGCCACGACTGGATAATGTCGGTCAGGCCTTACGGCTCGCGACTGGCGCACTGAGTGCAGTGTTTGGTGCCTGGATCGTCGTCGATATCGGTTTTGTCCAGGGGCTTTTCTTCAGCTAACCTAGCAGTCATTTGTAGGCTATAGGCTATGTGGTCGCAGACTCGTTCAACCCTATACGCAGGTGTACTTGCTTGCGCGCTGCACATCGTGTTGCTCGGAATAACGGCGGCGATGATCGTGGCACTTCCTCGACACGCTACTCCACAGTTGCGCGTGACGTTGCTCCAACGTGCCGTTCCGCTCCCAGTGCAAGAGGCACCGGGTGTCGCGCAGACTCCTGAGCCTACCCCTGCTCCCAAGCCTCTACCGCGTGAAGTGCGTCAATTGAAGCCTCCGCTGCCGCGCCCGGTCGCCGAGAAGAAGCCAGTGCGCCCGATACTCCCTCGCCACGTGAAGCCTATCGCAAAGCCGCGGCTTGAACCTCCGCCTCCAGTGAAGGAGAAATCGACACAAACGGCACTCCTGGTGCCACCCGTAGCGCCTGTGCCCTTGCCGGTGGCTGAGCCAGCCTCAGCAGATGAAGGTCCAGCGGTAGCACCAAATGTAGATGACACTAGTAGTGAATTCGCAAATCGAGGCCAAGGTTCTGGCTTGACCAGTCCTGCCGGGAGTAGCGGAGGTATCGGCGAGAATGGAAATGGCGCGGGTGGGGCAGGCGGGCCGTCTGCGACGCCGGACTACAATATCAATCCAAAGCCACCGTATCCGCTCATTGCACGTCGCATCGGTGCGCAAGGCGAGGTATTGCTACGGGTGTTCGTGCGGCAGGATGGCAGCGTTGCCTCTGTCGAGCTGGCACAATCTTCCGGTTTTTCGTTGCTCGATGAATCGGCAACACGCACTGTGCGTGATAGCTGGCGATTTATCCCTGCACGTCTCGATGGTGCTCCGGTCGACAGTTGGGTGGAAGTCCCGATCAAATTTATTTTGGCTGACTCGTAACGAGTTTCTCTATCCTCTCCCGGTAGAGTGAAATGGAACACGTGTGAACATCGCTTATTTCGATGCGTTCTCCGGCATGAGTGGTGATATGACGGTCGGTGCGTTGTTACATCTCGGGGTGTCGCTTGACGCGCTACGAGAAGAATTACGCAAACTACCGCTGGCTGGCTATCACTTGCATCAGACCGAACGGATGCTCAGTGGCATTCGTGCGACGAAATTCAACGTGGAGGTCCACGATCCACTCCACGAGCGAAGTTTTCGTGCGATTGCTCGGATGTTGGCGGAGAGCGACTTGCTCCCACCGGTGAAAGACGCGTCACTGCGAATTTTTACCGTGCTAGCCGAAGCAGAAGGGCGAGTGCACGGGGTAGCTCCTGAAGCGGTCCATTTCCATGAAGTCGGAGCGATTGATTCGATCGTTGATATTGTCGGGACTGCTTTTGGTTTGCATGCGTTAGGAATTGACGACGTGTATGTATCGCCGTTACCAATGGGCAAAGGGTTGGTTCCCTCACGCCACGGCATTTTGCCGATTCCCGGCCCGGCCACGGTTGAATTGTTGAAAGGCATACCGGTCCGCCTCGATGATGGTGAAGCAGAAATGGTGACGCCGACTGGAGCCGCAATTGTTGCGGCTCTTGCCAGACCCACAACCCTGCCGACCTTTGTCCCGTCGGCGGTCGGCTATGGGGCTGGGGATCGTACCTTTGCCGACCGACCCAACCTCCTCCGTATCTTGTTGGGAACCAGCCAGGAGCACGCGCGAACAGAACAACTGGTGATGATTGAAACCAATGTCGACGACCTCAACCCGGAATTGTACGACTATGTGATGGAGCGGGTATTTGCCGCTGGCGCGCGCGATGCCTTTCTGTCGTCGATTCATATGAAAAAGAATCGTCCGGGCATACTGCTGCAGGTGCTCTGTGATCCTGCGACGCAGGAGCGGTTGAGCGCGATCATTTTTGCCGAGACTTCAACAATCGGCGTACGCTCGTACAAAGTGGAGCGCGTCGCGTTACGGCGTGAGAGCAAGGATGTCACTACGATATATGGGACCGTGCGAGTGAAGATGGCGTATAGCCCAGAAGGCCGTGTCAATGTTGCTCCGGAGTACGAAGACTGTAAACGCCTGGCGCAGGAGCGCAACATTCCCCTGAAAGAGGTGTACGAGGCTGCTGTGTTGGCCGCGCGGCAGACCTAAATCGAACCCGCGAACAGTCGTGCACTTTACGCTGCGGCCTTTCACGCCTGTCATTCTGAGCCGCGCGAAGAATCCCGCTGCACGGCTCTGCGTTGCACTCAGGGTGCCAGGCTGAGGGTACCAATCTCTCATGCACTGACTTGAGTAATCGGTCGGGGCGTAGCGGCCAACGCCCCTTTTGTGCAAGTGAGAATATCTTCTCTACAAATCCGCCAACACTTCAGCCGGATGGCTACGCGGGCTGACTGACGCATAGGCTTTGAGAATATTGCCTTGTTCGTCGATCACGTAACTTATGCGATTGGCGAATCCTGCCTTGGGATTGTCACACGCGCCATAGGCAAGGCCGATCGCTCGGTCTGTGTCACACAAGAGCGGGAAGGGGAAATCGTACTTTTGGGCGAAGGCGGCATTTTCGGCAACAGAGTCGAAACTTACGCCTAACACTTCAACGTTGCGCGTGCGGAATTCGTCAATCTGGTCGCGGAACCCGCGACCTTCTGCCGTTCAGCCAGGAGTGTCAGCCTTGGGATAGAACCACAAGAGCACCTTCTTCCCTTTTAAGCTGGAGAGCGAGAGGCTTTTGCCTTCGTGGGTCTGTACCGTAAAATCCGGCGCTGGAGTACCGATGGTGAGCATTTGCGCTTTTCCTCCTGTCGCAAAGAGCATCTGTATCAAGGTCCAGAGTGAAGCCACAGGTGAGATTCCTTATGTGGGCATCTTCAGCAAGGCATTCATGTTTGGCACCACGGTCACATTCTTCTTCAAGCTATTGAGAAAATCCTCGAATGCTGCCGACTGCTTTCGTCTTAGGAGATCTTCACGCAGGCGATCTTTCTGTTTGTCAAAGTCGGCGGTGCTGGCGGGAATCTGTTCTTTGAGCATGGCAATAAATGCGCTGCCACTCCAGACATAGACTTGTGATGCAACTGGTGCTTCCGGGGTCAAACGAAAGACCTCTTTTTTAAATTCAGGCAGGTTGCCCATCTTCGGTATATAACTCCCCTGGCGGGAGAATGGTCCGGTTTCTTCGACCGACAACTTTGCTTCTGTCGCAACGGCGGTCAGATCTTTTGTCTCTTTGAGTTTGGCCAGGAGCGCGTCCGCTTTCGTTTTGGCCAATTGATCTGCCTTCTCTCCACGGGCACGTTTTGTTACCTCCTCGCTGACGGTTGCGAAGTCAGGAATTTTGCTTTCGAGCTTCTCACGTGGAGAGACGAGGTACCAGTTTTCTCCGGCTTTAATTGGCGCGCTCACTTGGTCAATCGTGAGCGCCAGCGCGGCTTGGATCAAATCTGGTTGGCGGCCGATGTCAGGAATCGTTTCATCGCGACTCACTAACGGTGTATCTCCCTGCGTGAGGCCTGCCGCTTGCGCAACTTCTGCGAGCTTACTGGCCGTCGTCGCTTTGTTGTGATCGGCTTCGGCTTGGGTCCGCGCCCGTTCTGACGCGCCTTCCCGCAACAGTTCCTGGCGAATTTCTGCGCGAGTCTCTTCGAGCGTGCGGACACGTTCTCTCTCGACGGCTTCAGCTTTGATGATGTGATAGCCGAACTGGCTTTCGATGACATCACTGATACTGCCAGCTGACAGATTAAAGGCAGCTTCTTCGAATTCTTTCACCATACGCCCACGTGGGAAAAACCCGAGGTCGCCCCCTTTGGGCGCTGTCCCTGGATCTTGCGAGTATGTTTTCGCTAACGTGGCAAAATCTTCTCCGCCACGGGCGCGGGTGAGGACGCCAGTCGCCGTCTCTTTGACTTTCGCTTTATCGGCTTCCGGGGCGCCTGGTTCGACGCTAAACAGAATGTGACGTGCGTGGACTTGTGCTGGAGTGGTGAAGCGATCATTTTTGTGACTGTTGTAGAAGGACTCTTCATCTTGCGGCGTCACTTGGACCCGAGATTCAAAATGGGGTGGCGGGTACGCGATATAGGTAAAACGCACGCGCTCTGGAGACCGAAAGGACTCACGGTGAGTGTTGTAATATGTTTCGGCGTCTTTGGCGTCAACGGTGGCCTGGTCGAACAAATCGGTGGAGGCGATCTTGAGAAAAGAAACATTCACTCGCTCCTGACCGATACGATATAACTCCTTCGTCTCTTCGTCGGAGGTGGGAACGGCGTCCGTAATTAAGCGATGGAGCTTCTTTTGCAGCAGGTCGCCGCGTTGTCCTTCCTCAAACTCTCCCGGACTCATGCGCAGATAACTGAGGACGCGATGGTACTGCGTTTGGTTGAATTGCCCATTAGTCTGAAAGATAGAGATGTCACGAATAGAATCGCGAAGTTCTG
This sequence is a window from Deltaproteobacteria bacterium. Protein-coding genes within it:
- the larC gene encoding nickel pincer cofactor biosynthesis protein LarC, yielding MNIAYFDAFSGMSGDMTVGALLHLGVSLDALREELRKLPLAGYHLHQTERMLSGIRATKFNVEVHDPLHERSFRAIARMLAESDLLPPVKDASLRIFTVLAEAEGRVHGVAPEAVHFHEVGAIDSIVDIVGTAFGLHALGIDDVYVSPLPMGKGLVPSRHGILPIPGPATVELLKGIPVRLDDGEAEMVTPTGAAIVAALARPTTLPTFVPSAVGYGAGDRTFADRPNLLRILLGTSQEHARTEQLVMIETNVDDLNPELYDYVMERVFAAGARDAFLSSIHMKKNRPGILLQVLCDPATQERLSAIIFAETSTIGVRSYKVERVALRRESKDVTTIYGTVRVKMAYSPEGRVNVAPEYEDCKRLAQERNIPLKEVYEAAVLAARQT
- a CDS encoding peroxiredoxin produces the protein MLFATGGKAQMLTIGTPAPDFTVQTHEGKSLSLSSLKGKKVLLWFYPKADTPGUTAEGRGFRDQIDEFRTRNVEVLGVSFDSVAENAAFAQKYDFPFPLLCDTDRAIGLAYGACDNPKAGFANRISYVIDEQGNILKAYASVSPRSHPAEVLADL
- a CDS encoding urease accessory protein UreH; the encoded protein is MTPLAILGLGFVLGLKHAFDSDHMIAVSTIVTREQSPWRSLWIGLFWGLGHTVTLLLVGLVVLGMKQQVPAPLEMSLECLVGVMLVVLGLATLTDWWQRRLHAHSHHHDGTAHTHFHAHADDVGHSHVHRLRVGLKPLVIGMIHGLAGSAALMLVVLASIPSPGLGLAYIGIFGVGSILGMGLVSLLFGFFFSYAVPRLDNVGQALRLATGALSAVFGAWIVVDIGFVQGLFFS
- a CDS encoding energy transducer TonB translates to MWSQTRSTLYAGVLACALHIVLLGITAAMIVALPRHATPQLRVTLLQRAVPLPVQEAPGVAQTPEPTPAPKPLPREVRQLKPPLPRPVAEKKPVRPILPRHVKPIAKPRLEPPPPVKEKSTQTALLVPPVAPVPLPVAEPASADEGPAVAPNVDDTSSEFANRGQGSGLTSPAGSSGGIGENGNGAGGAGGPSATPDYNINPKPPYPLIARRIGAQGEVLLRVFVRQDGSVASVELAQSSGFSLLDESATRTVRDSWRFIPARLDGAPVDSWVEVPIKFILADS